One window of the Bradyrhizobium sp. NP1 genome contains the following:
- a CDS encoding efflux RND transporter periplasmic adaptor subunit: MTSFRAHSAGIAMMLAAMAPLLAGCNEPNAAAASAPAEPDVSVVTVTAQPRAMVRELPGRIAPTRVSEVRPRVSGIVVERLFHQGSEVKAGDPLYRIDPRPFEVEVQANEAALARARAVLDQASQYARRIALLTTQRASPEVENEKAIAAERQAAADVEARKADVARARLNLEFATVRAPIDGIIGAALVSEGALVVQNDAASLATIQQLDPIYADFTQSASELYHLRRALESGELDRIAPDAVKVRLVLDDNVGYPIPGKLLFSEAKVDAYTGQVTLRGEFPNPKRELLPGMYVRVQIEQGIDSDAIAVPQQAIQRNGGGGSEVFVVTDDNRVLVQPVRVGLLQGGEWFVTDGLKAGDRVVVEGFQKFAAGDRVRPHAWEEADASVTKQAASVSR, encoded by the coding sequence ATGACTTCCTTTCGCGCGCACTCGGCCGGCATCGCGATGATGCTTGCGGCGATGGCGCCGCTCCTGGCCGGCTGCAACGAACCGAATGCGGCTGCCGCCTCTGCGCCGGCCGAGCCCGATGTGAGTGTCGTCACCGTGACGGCGCAGCCGCGCGCGATGGTGCGCGAGCTGCCGGGCCGCATCGCGCCGACCCGCGTCTCCGAGGTGCGGCCGCGCGTGTCGGGCATCGTGGTCGAGCGGCTGTTCCACCAGGGCAGCGAGGTCAAGGCCGGCGATCCGCTCTACCGGATCGATCCCCGTCCGTTCGAGGTCGAGGTGCAGGCCAACGAGGCGGCGCTGGCGCGCGCCAGGGCGGTGCTCGATCAGGCCTCGCAATATGCGCGGCGCATTGCGCTCCTGACCACCCAGCGCGCCAGTCCCGAGGTCGAGAACGAAAAGGCGATCGCCGCCGAGCGTCAGGCCGCGGCCGACGTCGAGGCGCGCAAGGCCGACGTCGCGCGGGCCAGGCTCAACCTCGAATTCGCCACCGTTCGCGCGCCGATCGACGGCATCATCGGCGCGGCGCTGGTCAGCGAGGGCGCGCTGGTGGTGCAGAACGACGCCGCGAGCCTCGCCACCATCCAGCAGCTCGATCCGATCTATGCCGACTTCACGCAATCGGCCAGCGAGCTCTATCATCTGCGCCGCGCCCTCGAATCCGGCGAGCTCGACCGCATCGCGCCCGACGCGGTCAAGGTCCGTCTCGTGCTCGACGACAACGTCGGCTATCCGATCCCGGGGAAACTCCTGTTCTCCGAGGCCAAGGTCGACGCCTATACCGGCCAGGTGACGCTGCGCGGCGAGTTTCCCAATCCGAAGCGCGAGCTCCTGCCGGGCATGTATGTCCGCGTGCAGATCGAGCAGGGCATCGATTCCGACGCCATCGCGGTGCCGCAGCAGGCGATCCAGCGCAATGGCGGCGGCGGCAGCGAGGTGTTTGTGGTCACCGACGACAACCGTGTGCTGGTCCAGCCGGTGCGGGTTGGCCTGTTGCAGGGCGGCGAATGGTTCGTCACCGACGGCCTGAAGGCCGGCGACCGCGTCGTGGTCGAAGGCTTTCAGAAATTCGCCGCCGGAGACAGGGTGAGGCCGCATGCGTGGGAAGAAGCCGACGCCTCGGTGACGAAGCAGGCCGCGTCGGTCAGCAGGTAA
- a CDS encoding DUF1465 family protein produces MSDRSQGDGALVHFSERLTNSAAFGSLFREGMDLVEETAAYLDGAGRIEAKALDRASSLTYATESMRLTTRLMQLASWLLLHRAVKEGEMTLSQANREKTKVKLSAADPGPDDMLSKLPQQLQDLIARSMNLQARVRRLDISIHTPSTEPTSIGNPLVPQLNRLKAAFEQ; encoded by the coding sequence ATGTCGGACCGTTCGCAGGGCGATGGGGCCCTTGTCCATTTCAGTGAGCGGCTTACCAATTCCGCGGCTTTCGGCAGCCTGTTCCGCGAAGGCATGGACCTGGTCGAGGAGACCGCGGCCTATCTCGACGGCGCCGGTCGCATCGAGGCCAAGGCGCTCGACCGTGCCTCCAGCCTCACCTACGCGACCGAGAGCATGCGGCTGACCACCCGCCTGATGCAGCTCGCGTCCTGGCTGCTCCTGCACCGTGCGGTGAAGGAAGGCGAGATGACGCTGAGCCAGGCCAACCGCGAGAAGACCAAGGTCAAGCTGTCGGCGGCCGATCCCGGTCCCGACGACATGCTCTCGAAACTGCCGCAGCAGTTGCAGGACCTGATCGCCCGCTCGATGAATTTGCAGGCGAGGGTGCGTCGGCTCGATATCTCGATCCATACGCCCTCGACCGAGCCCACCAGCATCGGCAATCCGCTGGTGCCGCAGCTCAACCGCCTGAAGGCCGCTTTCGAGCAGTAA
- the rpmE gene encoding 50S ribosomal protein L31, whose amino-acid sequence MKAEIHPNYHTITVVMTDGTEYQTRSTWGKEGDKLNLDIDPKSHPAWTGGTQQLMDRGGRVSRFQKKFSGFLKKE is encoded by the coding sequence ATGAAAGCCGAAATTCATCCGAATTATCATACGATTACGGTCGTCATGACCGACGGGACGGAGTACCAGACCCGCTCCACCTGGGGTAAGGAAGGCGACAAGCTGAACCTTGATATCGACCCGAAATCGCACCCGGCCTGGACCGGCGGCACCCAGCAGCTGATGGATCGCGGCGGCCGCGTCTCGCGGTTCCAGAAGAAGTTTTCGGGCTTCCTCAAGAAGGAATAA
- a CDS encoding flagellar motor protein MotA → MPSGPSARSAMEIELTKLSSPRIFLVRMVVFLVLCALIAVVLYKQIIAAFFANPGLNALIGLVLLIGIILAFRQVIRLYPEVAWVNNFRIADPGLAVERHPTLLAPMAAILGGERTGRMTISQQTMRHLLDSIATRLDEARDISRYMTGLLVFLGLLGTFWGLIETVGSVGKVIDGLKVGGDAGALFDTLKEGLAAPLGGMGISFSSSLFGLAGSLILGFLDLQSSQAQNRFYTDLEDWLASTVREYGGDAASGDVAGALERLRASVEEGGTSRGTTAAMANLAEAIQGLVAHMRTEQQMIREWADGQGEQNREIKRLLERLARQPEKS, encoded by the coding sequence ATGCCATCAGGCCCCTCTGCCCGCTCCGCGATGGAGATCGAACTGACCAAACTGTCCTCGCCCCGGATCTTCCTGGTGCGGATGGTGGTGTTTCTGGTGCTGTGCGCGCTGATCGCGGTCGTGCTGTACAAGCAGATCATCGCCGCCTTCTTCGCCAATCCGGGGCTGAACGCGCTGATCGGGCTGGTGCTTCTGATCGGCATCATCCTGGCGTTCCGCCAGGTGATCCGGCTCTATCCGGAGGTCGCCTGGGTCAACAATTTCCGCATTGCCGATCCGGGCCTTGCGGTCGAGCGGCACCCCACCTTGCTGGCGCCGATGGCGGCGATCCTCGGCGGCGAGCGCACCGGTCGGATGACGATCTCGCAGCAGACCATGCGGCATCTGCTCGATTCGATCGCGACCCGGCTGGATGAGGCGCGCGACATCTCCCGCTACATGACCGGGCTTCTGGTCTTCCTCGGCCTGCTCGGCACCTTCTGGGGCCTGATCGAGACCGTGGGCTCGGTCGGCAAGGTGATCGACGGGCTGAAGGTCGGCGGCGACGCCGGCGCGCTGTTCGATACGCTGAAGGAGGGGCTGGCCGCGCCGCTTGGCGGCATGGGCATCTCGTTCTCGTCCTCGCTGTTCGGCCTCGCCGGCTCGTTGATCCTCGGCTTCCTCGACCTGCAATCGAGCCAGGCGCAGAACCGCTTCTATACCGATCTGGAGGACTGGCTTGCTTCCACCGTGCGCGAATATGGCGGCGATGCCGCAAGCGGCGACGTCGCGGGGGCGCTGGAGCGGCTGCGCGCCTCGGTAGAGGAAGGCGGGACCAGCCGCGGCACCACCGCCGCGATGGCCAATCTTGCGGAAGCAATCCAGGGTCTGGTCGCGCATATGCGCACCGAGCAGCAGATGATCCGCGAATGGGCGGATGGCCAGGGCGAGCAGAATCGCGAGATCAAGCGCCTGCTGGAGCGGCTCGCCCGGCAACCCGAGAAGAGCTGA
- a CDS encoding ABC transporter transmembrane domain-containing protein → MSAVERLEEDGTTPRHPAEPGAAAEAVADIVESPAQSRRRLRPLLALAPYVARYRGRAILALISLTIAAVTTLLVPVAVRRMIDFGLTPKGVALINSYFSVMIAVVAVLALASAARYYLVMTIGERIVADLRRDVFAHLISLSPAFFDSARSGELISRLTADTTQIKSAVGASVSIALRNLLLFIGAAAMMVITSPRLSGFVLLAIPLVVLPLVAFGRWVRRLSRNAQDTLADASAYAAELVGAVRTVQAYTGERLANARFGGDVEQAYEAARASTKARALLTAIIIFIVFASVVLILWVGSRDVLAGNITPGRLGQFVLYTAFAAAGLGQLSEVWGEVSAASGAAERLFELLHVKPEISAPAAPRALPVPSRGDIGFDQVSFVYPARRETAAIDRVSLSVRSGEKVAIVGPSGAGKSTLFHLILRFYDPSSGTISFDGVPIRSVDPKALRARIALVPQESAVFAASARENIRFGRPDASDAEVERAAELAHATEFIRRLPDGFETPLGERGVTLSGGQRQRIAIARAVLRDAPLLLLDEATSSLDAESETLVQTALEELMRHRTTLVIAHRLATVLSCDRILVMDQGRIVEEGTHASLVAEGGLYARLARLQFEGA, encoded by the coding sequence ATGAGCGCCGTGGAACGGCTTGAAGAGGACGGCACGACGCCACGGCACCCTGCGGAGCCGGGCGCGGCGGCCGAGGCCGTTGCCGATATCGTGGAATCGCCCGCCCAGAGCCGGCGACGGCTGCGCCCGCTGCTCGCGCTCGCGCCCTATGTGGCGCGCTATCGGGGCCGGGCCATCCTGGCGCTGATCTCGCTCACGATCGCCGCGGTGACGACGCTGCTGGTGCCGGTCGCGGTGCGCCGCATGATCGACTTCGGCCTGACGCCGAAGGGCGTCGCGCTGATCAACAGCTATTTCAGCGTGATGATCGCGGTCGTCGCCGTGCTCGCGCTGGCCAGCGCCGCCCGCTACTACCTCGTGATGACGATCGGCGAGCGCATCGTCGCGGATCTGCGCCGCGACGTGTTCGCGCACCTGATCTCGCTGTCGCCCGCCTTCTTCGATTCCGCACGTTCAGGCGAATTGATCTCGCGGCTCACGGCCGACACCACCCAGATCAAGTCCGCGGTCGGCGCCTCCGTCTCGATCGCGCTGCGCAATCTTCTCCTGTTCATCGGCGCGGCCGCCATGATGGTGATCACGAGCCCGCGGCTGTCGGGCTTCGTGCTGCTGGCGATCCCGCTGGTGGTGCTGCCGCTGGTCGCGTTCGGGCGCTGGGTGCGGCGGCTGTCGCGCAACGCGCAGGATACGCTGGCGGATGCCTCCGCCTATGCGGCGGAACTGGTCGGCGCGGTCCGCACCGTGCAGGCCTATACCGGCGAGCGGCTGGCGAATGCGCGGTTCGGCGGCGATGTCGAGCAGGCCTATGAGGCGGCCCGCGCCTCGACCAAGGCGCGGGCGCTGTTGACCGCGATCATCATCTTCATCGTGTTCGCCAGCGTCGTGCTGATCCTGTGGGTCGGCTCGCGCGACGTGCTCGCGGGCAACATCACGCCCGGCCGGCTCGGCCAGTTCGTGCTCTATACCGCGTTCGCGGCGGCAGGCCTCGGCCAGCTCAGCGAGGTCTGGGGCGAGGTGTCCGCCGCGTCGGGTGCGGCGGAGCGGCTGTTCGAGCTGTTGCATGTGAAGCCGGAGATCAGCGCGCCGGCCGCCCCGCGGGCGCTGCCGGTGCCGTCCCGCGGCGACATCGGCTTCGACCAGGTCAGCTTCGTCTATCCGGCGCGGCGGGAGACCGCCGCGATCGATCGCGTCTCGCTCTCGGTGCGTTCAGGCGAGAAGGTCGCGATCGTCGGTCCCTCCGGCGCCGGCAAGAGCACGCTGTTCCATTTGATCCTGCGCTTCTACGATCCGTCGTCGGGCACGATCTCGTTCGACGGCGTGCCGATCCGCTCGGTCGATCCCAAGGCGCTGCGTGCGAGAATCGCGCTGGTGCCGCAGGAATCGGCGGTGTTCGCAGCGAGCGCACGCGAAAATATCCGCTTCGGCCGGCCCGACGCCAGCGATGCCGAGGTCGAGCGCGCCGCCGAGCTGGCGCATGCCACCGAATTCATCCGTCGCCTGCCCGACGGCTTCGAGACCCCGCTCGGCGAACGCGGCGTCACGCTGTCGGGCGGCCAGCGCCAGCGCATCGCGATCGCGCGCGCGGTCCTGCGCGATGCGCCGCTCTTGCTGCTCGACGAGGCGACCTCCTCGCTCGATGCCGAGAGCGAGACCTTGGTGCAGACTGCGCTGGAGGAGTTGATGCGCCACCGCACCACGCTCGTGATCGCGCATCGGCTTGCGACCGTGCTGTCCTGCGACCGCATCCTGGTCATGGACCAGGGCCGCATCGTCGAGGAAGGCACGCATGCCTCCCTGGTCGCCGAAGGCGGGCTCTATGCGCGGCTCGCCCGGCTGCAATTCGAGGGCGCGTGA
- a CDS encoding GNAT family N-acetyltransferase, with translation MTAFHLRPYRDTDEEAAIELWRRTWQQAYPAIDFAARVAWWRERWRNELVPNAAVVVAEDNGALVGFVTIDSAGYLDQLVAAPERWGSKLAEALVDEAKRRSPAGITLLVNKDNARAIRFYERSGFVDAGDDVNPTSGRPVAKMQWRR, from the coding sequence ATGACCGCGTTTCACCTCCGGCCCTATCGCGACACGGACGAGGAGGCCGCGATCGAATTGTGGCGGCGGACCTGGCAGCAGGCCTATCCCGCGATCGATTTTGCCGCGCGGGTCGCCTGGTGGCGCGAGCGCTGGCGCAACGAGCTGGTGCCGAACGCGGCCGTAGTGGTCGCCGAAGACAACGGCGCGCTGGTCGGCTTCGTCACGATCGATAGCGCAGGCTATCTCGACCAGCTCGTGGCCGCGCCCGAGCGCTGGGGCTCAAAACTGGCCGAAGCGCTGGTCGACGAGGCGAAGCGCCGCTCGCCCGCGGGCATCACGCTGCTGGTCAACAAGGATAACGCCCGCGCCATCCGCTTCTACGAGAGAAGCGGCTTCGTCGATGCCGGCGATGACGTCAATCCGACCTCGGGCCGGCCGGTCGCGAAGATGCAGTGGCGGCGATGA
- a CDS encoding DUF1192 domain-containing protein, whose protein sequence is MPIEDDDRPRKKVTHEIGQDLSLLSLEELTERIALLTAEIERLKEAAGKKRASKDAANTFFKS, encoded by the coding sequence ATGCCCATCGAAGACGACGACCGGCCGCGCAAGAAAGTCACGCACGAGATCGGACAGGACCTCTCGCTGCTGTCACTCGAGGAATTGACCGAGCGCATTGCGCTCCTGACGGCTGAGATCGAGCGGCTGAAAGAGGCCGCCGGCAAGAAGCGCGCGTCGAAGGACGCGGCAAATACGTTTTTCAAGTCGTAG
- a CDS encoding class I tRNA ligase family protein, whose amino-acid sequence MDVIKGFHWLTYEGGKFSTSARRGIFTDQALEELPADYWRWWLIANAPESADTDFNVERFVAETNKDLADIFGNLANRIISFAHRAFDGRIPSGGVPDETERSLAVELDQRIAALRAHHEALEFRAAAAATRAIWAAANAYVQRAAPWTAIRSDRARAAVVTRTGLNLVRLAAVLAWSIVPALSEDVLGAFGHTESVPRWPTGLSAPLLDAGAGTQVLHLQPLVAKITAEKAVHLAARFGG is encoded by the coding sequence GTGGATGTCATCAAGGGCTTTCACTGGCTCACCTATGAAGGCGGCAAGTTCAGCACCAGCGCAAGACGCGGCATCTTCACCGACCAGGCGCTGGAGGAATTGCCTGCTGACTATTGGCGCTGGTGGCTGATCGCGAACGCGCCCGAAAGCGCCGACACCGATTTCAACGTCGAGAGGTTCGTCGCCGAGACCAACAAGGACCTCGCCGACATCTTCGGCAATCTGGCGAACCGCATCATCAGCTTCGCGCACCGCGCCTTCGACGGCCGCATTCCCTCGGGCGGCGTCCCCGACGAAACCGAGCGCTCGCTGGCGGTCGAACTGGACCAGCGCATTGCCGCGCTTCGCGCGCATCATGAGGCGCTGGAATTTCGCGCCGCAGCCGCGGCCACGCGGGCGATCTGGGCGGCCGCGAACGCCTACGTGCAGCGCGCGGCGCCGTGGACGGCGATCAGGTCCGACCGCGCCCGCGCCGCAGTCGTCACCCGAACGGGATTGAACCTCGTGCGCCTTGCGGCCGTGCTGGCGTGGAGCATCGTTCCAGCTCTTTCCGAGGACGTGCTTGGCGCGTTTGGCCACACGGAGAGCGTGCCGCGCTGGCCCACTGGCCTATCCGCTCCCTTGCTCGACGCCGGCGCTGGAACGCAGGTGCTGCACTTGCAGCCGCTCGTTGCAAAAATCACCGCAGAGAAAGCCGTCCATCTCGCAGCGCGGTTCGGCGGCTGA
- a CDS encoding DUF1493 family protein: protein MSNMKPALGQLTISFLEAARYKADEIARMSPATGLQSDLKLDGDDLIEVLELLASKFGIDMSRFRLEDYGHDEGFYLSPLRLLDRLRGTDVLAGKKVITLAMIEESLKLGRWPAP, encoded by the coding sequence ATGAGCAATATGAAGCCCGCGCTCGGCCAATTGACGATCTCTTTTCTGGAAGCCGCGCGCTACAAGGCGGACGAGATCGCACGGATGAGCCCGGCGACCGGGCTGCAAAGCGATCTCAAGCTGGACGGCGATGACCTGATCGAGGTGCTGGAACTGCTCGCCTCAAAGTTCGGCATCGACATGTCGCGCTTCAGACTGGAAGATTATGGTCACGACGAAGGCTTCTACCTGTCACCCCTGCGCCTTCTCGATCGGCTTCGCGGCACCGATGTGCTGGCCGGCAAGAAGGTCATCACGCTGGCGATGATCGAAGAGAGCCTGAAGCTCGGCCGCTGGCCGGCCCCTTGA
- a CDS encoding multidrug efflux RND transporter permease subunit: MPSFFIDRPIFAWVVALFICLIGAISIPFLSVAQYPIIAPPSISISTSYPGASPENLYNSVTRLIEEELNGAANILNFESTSDSLGQVEIIANFKPGTDTGAASVEVQNRLKRVEARLPRAVIQQGILVEEASSAVLQIITLRSTDGSLDEVGLGDFMIRNILGEIRRIPGVGRATLYSTERSLRIWIDPARLVGYGLTVDDVSKAISAQNAQVASGSIGAEPSAAGQKISAMVLVKGQLASPDEFGAIILRANADGSTVRLRDVARLEIGGLSYQFGTRLNGQPTAGLSVLMSPTGNALATASAVEAKMKELSRFFPANIAYEIPYNITPVVKASIEKVLSTLVEAVVLVFVVMFLFLQNIRYTIIPTIVVPVALLGACATLMLLGYSINMLTMFGMVLAVGILVDDAIVVVENVERIMAEEGLPPKEATRKAMSQISGAIIGITLVLVAVFVPMAFFPGSVGIIYRQFSVTMVAAIGFSALMALSLTPALCATLLKPVTAGHGHARKGVFGWFNRVLDSSRLGYVRVVKGSVKRTGRLMLIYAALLVGLTFAFIRLPGGFLPVDDQGFITTDVQTPSDSSYARTQGVVERVEKYLAQRPGIENVTFLTGFSFLGQGMNTAQAFVSLKDWSERGQKDSAAAIVADINRDLANIRDAKISALQPPPIDNLGNSSGFSFRLQDRGQKGHAALATAAERLIAEANASPVLQKVYIEGLPAAPQVNLVIDREKAGAFGVTFEDINNTISTNLGSNYINDFPNRGRMQRVIVQADQNSRMNAEDILNYNVKNSRGALVPFSSFASIEWSKGPSQIAGFNYYPAVRISGEARSGFSSGDAIAEMERLANKLPRGFGYEWTGQSLQEKESGSQAPFLLALSALVVFLLLAALYESWSIPLAVLLTVPLGITGAVAAAMLRGLSNDVYFTVGLITIIGLAAKDAILIIEFAKDLRAQGRPLVDATIEACSLRFRPILMTGFAFVCGVLPMAIASGAGGASQQALGTGVMGGMIAVVILALLMVPVFFVVVQRVLAGDRQKVTEQAEAYGPPAPVKS; the protein is encoded by the coding sequence ATGCCGAGCTTCTTCATCGACAGGCCGATCTTCGCCTGGGTCGTCGCGCTGTTCATCTGTCTGATCGGCGCCATCTCGATTCCGTTCCTGTCGGTCGCGCAATATCCGATCATCGCGCCGCCCTCGATCTCGATCTCGACCAGCTATCCCGGTGCCTCGCCGGAAAACCTCTACAACAGCGTCACGCGGCTGATCGAGGAGGAGCTGAACGGCGCCGCCAACATCCTGAATTTCGAATCCACCAGCGACTCGCTGGGCCAGGTCGAGATCATCGCCAACTTCAAGCCCGGCACCGACACCGGCGCGGCCTCCGTCGAGGTGCAGAACCGCCTGAAGCGCGTCGAGGCGCGGCTGCCGCGCGCGGTGATCCAGCAGGGCATCCTGGTCGAGGAAGCCTCCAGCGCCGTGCTGCAGATCATCACGCTGCGTTCGACCGACGGCAGCCTCGACGAGGTCGGCCTCGGCGACTTCATGATCCGCAACATCCTGGGCGAGATCAGGCGCATTCCCGGCGTCGGCCGCGCCACGCTCTACTCCACCGAACGCAGCTTGCGGATCTGGATCGATCCGGCGCGGCTGGTCGGCTATGGCCTGACCGTCGACGACGTCAGCAAGGCGATATCGGCGCAGAACGCGCAAGTCGCCTCGGGCAGCATCGGCGCCGAGCCGAGCGCGGCCGGGCAGAAGATTTCGGCGATGGTGCTGGTCAAGGGCCAGCTCGCCTCGCCCGACGAGTTCGGCGCCATCATCCTGCGCGCCAATGCCGACGGCTCGACCGTGCGGCTGCGCGACGTCGCACGGCTCGAGATCGGCGGGCTCAGCTACCAGTTCGGCACGCGCCTCAACGGCCAGCCGACCGCGGGTCTCTCGGTGCTGATGTCGCCGACCGGCAACGCGCTCGCCACCGCAAGCGCGGTGGAAGCCAAGATGAAGGAGCTGTCGCGGTTCTTTCCCGCCAATATTGCCTACGAGATTCCCTACAACATCACGCCGGTGGTGAAGGCCTCGATCGAGAAGGTGCTCTCGACCCTGGTCGAGGCGGTCGTGCTGGTGTTCGTGGTGATGTTCCTGTTCCTGCAGAACATCCGCTACACCATCATCCCGACCATCGTGGTTCCGGTCGCGCTATTGGGCGCCTGCGCCACGCTGATGTTATTAGGCTATTCCATCAACATGCTGACCATGTTCGGCATGGTGCTCGCGGTCGGCATCCTGGTCGACGACGCCATCGTCGTGGTGGAGAACGTCGAGCGCATCATGGCCGAAGAGGGCCTGCCGCCGAAGGAGGCGACGCGCAAGGCGATGTCGCAGATCTCGGGCGCCATCATCGGCATCACGCTGGTGCTGGTCGCCGTGTTCGTGCCGATGGCGTTCTTTCCGGGCTCGGTCGGCATCATCTACCGCCAGTTCTCGGTCACGATGGTGGCTGCGATCGGCTTCTCGGCGCTGATGGCGCTGTCGCTGACGCCCGCTCTGTGCGCGACCTTGCTCAAGCCGGTGACCGCCGGTCACGGTCATGCGCGCAAGGGCGTGTTCGGCTGGTTCAACCGCGTGCTCGATTCGAGCCGCCTTGGCTATGTCCGCGTCGTGAAGGGCAGCGTGAAGCGCACCGGGCGGCTGATGCTGATCTATGCGGCGCTGCTGGTCGGCCTCACTTTCGCGTTCATCCGGCTGCCCGGCGGTTTCCTGCCGGTCGACGACCAGGGCTTCATCACGACCGACGTGCAGACGCCGTCGGATTCCTCCTACGCGCGCACGCAAGGCGTGGTCGAGCGCGTCGAAAAATATCTGGCGCAGCGCCCCGGTATCGAGAACGTCACCTTCCTGACCGGCTTCAGCTTCCTGGGCCAGGGCATGAACACGGCGCAGGCCTTTGTCTCGCTGAAGGACTGGTCGGAGCGCGGACAGAAGGATTCCGCGGCCGCGATCGTCGCCGACATCAATCGCGACCTCGCCAACATCCGCGACGCCAAGATCTCGGCGCTGCAGCCGCCGCCGATCGACAATCTCGGCAATTCCTCCGGCTTCAGCTTCCGCCTGCAGGACCGCGGCCAGAAGGGCCATGCGGCGCTGGCCACTGCGGCAGAACGGCTGATCGCGGAAGCCAATGCCAGTCCCGTGCTGCAGAAGGTCTATATCGAGGGTCTGCCGGCGGCGCCGCAGGTCAACCTCGTGATCGACCGCGAGAAGGCCGGCGCCTTCGGCGTCACCTTCGAGGACATCAACAACACCATCTCGACCAATCTCGGCTCGAATTACATCAACGACTTCCCCAATCGCGGCCGCATGCAGCGCGTGATCGTGCAGGCCGACCAGAACAGCCGCATGAATGCCGAGGACATCCTCAATTATAATGTGAAGAACAGCCGCGGCGCGCTGGTGCCGTTCTCGTCCTTCGCGTCAATCGAATGGTCGAAGGGGCCGAGCCAGATTGCCGGCTTCAACTACTACCCCGCGGTGCGCATCAGCGGCGAGGCAAGGTCAGGCTTCTCGTCGGGCGATGCGATCGCGGAAATGGAACGGCTCGCGAACAAGCTGCCGCGCGGCTTCGGCTATGAATGGACCGGCCAGTCGCTCCAGGAAAAGGAATCCGGCTCGCAGGCGCCGTTCCTGCTCGCGCTCTCGGCGCTCGTCGTGTTCCTGCTGCTGGCCGCGCTCTACGAGAGCTGGAGCATTCCGCTCGCCGTGCTGCTCACCGTGCCGCTCGGCATCACTGGCGCGGTGGCGGCTGCGATGCTGCGCGGCCTGTCGAACGACGTCTATTTCACGGTCGGCCTCATCACCATCATCGGGCTCGCCGCCAAGGACGCCATCCTGATCATCGAGTTCGCCAAGGATCTGCGCGCGCAGGGGCGGCCGCTGGTGGATGCCACGATCGAGGCGTGTTCATTGCGCTTCCGCCCGATCCTGATGACCGGCTTCGCCTTCGTCTGCGGCGTGCTGCCGATGGCGATCGCGAGCGGCGCCGGCGGCGCCAGCCAGCAGGCGCTCGGCACCGGCGTGATGGGCGGCATGATCGCCGTCGTCATTCTCGCGCTTCTGATGGTGCCGGTGTTCTTCGTGGTCGTGCAGCGCGTGCTCGCGGGCGACCGGCAGAAGGTGACGGAGCAGGCTGAAGCCTACGGCCCGCCGGCGCCGGTGAAGTCCTGA
- a CDS encoding peptidoglycan -binding protein — translation MALARARRGETPFNYWPGFVDALSTLVLSVVFLLTVFLVVQFFLSQEVTGKDKALEQLNAKIAQLNDMLSLEKLGKLSLDDQVSQLRAGLASAEAERDRVKGLYEGLAGAGSDAQGRANELNKALDSEKAVSARALAQIEVLNQQISALRRQLAALEEALDASEKRDKESQSRIADLGQRLNVALAQRVQELSRYRSEFFGRLRTILGNRPDIRIVGDRFVFQSEVFFDTGQATLLPEGRAELDKLATALIDLDKQIPSEIAWVLRVDGHTDVRPINSPVFKSNWDLSAARAISVVQYLVSLGVPPQRLVAAGFGEFQPLDTAPTEEAYKRNRRIELKLTER, via the coding sequence ATGGCCCTTGCGCGAGCCCGCCGCGGCGAAACCCCGTTCAACTACTGGCCCGGCTTCGTCGACGCGCTGTCGACGCTGGTGCTCTCGGTGGTGTTCCTGCTCACCGTGTTCCTGGTGGTGCAGTTCTTCCTGTCGCAGGAGGTGACCGGCAAGGACAAGGCGCTGGAGCAGCTCAACGCCAAGATCGCGCAGCTCAACGACATGCTGTCGCTGGAAAAGCTCGGCAAGCTCTCGCTCGACGACCAGGTCTCCCAGCTTCGCGCAGGCCTTGCCTCGGCGGAGGCCGAGCGCGACCGCGTCAAGGGCCTCTATGAAGGCCTCGCCGGCGCCGGCAGCGACGCGCAGGGCCGCGCCAACGAGCTCAACAAGGCGCTGGATTCGGAAAAAGCAGTCTCGGCGCGAGCGCTGGCCCAGATCGAGGTGTTGAACCAGCAGATCAGCGCGCTGCGCCGTCAGCTCGCGGCGCTGGAAGAGGCGCTCGACGCGTCCGAGAAGCGCGACAAGGAATCGCAGAGCCGGATCGCCGATCTCGGCCAGCGGCTGAACGTGGCGCTGGCGCAGCGGGTGCAGGAATTGTCGCGCTACCGCTCGGAATTCTTCGGCCGCCTGCGCACGATCCTCGGCAACCGTCCCGACATCCGCATCGTCGGCGACCGCTTCGTGTTCCAGTCCGAGGTGTTCTTCGACACCGGACAGGCGACGCTGTTGCCGGAAGGGCGCGCCGAGCTCGACAAGCTCGCCACCGCCTTGATCGATCTCGACAAGCAGATCCCGAGCGAGATCGCCTGGGTGCTGCGGGTCGACGGCCATACCGACGTGCGGCCGATCAACAGCCCGGTGTTCAAGTCGAACTGGGACCTGTCGGCGGCGCGCGCCATCTCCGTGGTGCAGTATCTGGTCTCGCTCGGCGTGCCGCCGCAGCGGCTGGTCGCCGCCGGTTTCGGCGAATTCCAGCCGCTCGACACCGCACCGACCGAGGAAGCCTACAAGCGCAACCGCCGCATCGAGCTCAAGCTGACGGAGCGGTAG